From the genome of Sphingopyxis sp. DBS4:
CAGGGATGGTTACATAGGCTCGGACGTCGCTCCGGCCGAACCGATCGGCCAGCAACCCACCGAGCCACACGCCGGCGGCGCCTGCGAGACCTGTGGAAAGACCGAGCGTCAGGCCCAGGAACCCCGAAACCCCCATCCCGGCCTGGGTGGCCATGGCGACGATCTCCGGGCCATGATTGCGGATAAAAAAAGATGCGATGAAAGGTCCGAAGCCATATCCTACCGCGGCTTGCAGCGCAGTCGCGATCACGATGAGCCGGTAGGTGCGAACCGCCCAAAGCGTCTTTACCGCCGCGAGAGCGCCCGGCGGCGCCGTTCGCAACAGAGCGGCGTGCGCCTTGCGCGGTTCGCGCAAAACCAGCAGCAAAAAGGGGGCAAGGACGACACCTGGTATGCCGGCCACCAGAAAGGCGGTGCGCCAGCCATAGGCATCGGCAACCAGCCCTCCCAATGCCATCCCCGCCAACGTTCCCAACGGCACGCCAAGATAGTAGAGCGAAAGCGCCGACGCGCGCCGCTCGGGTGGGTAATAATCGACGATGAGCGAATTTGCGGCAGGTGTCAGGCCGGCCTCGCCAATCCCCACTCCGACACGCCCCACCAAAAGTTGGGGAAAGCTTCGCGCGAGGCTGCAGGCGATGGTGAACCCGCTCCAGACGAGAACGGAAAATGCCATGATCTTTGGCCGGTTGCCGCGATCCGCCCAGCGCGCGAGCGGGATTCCGGCGACGCTATAAAGCAAGGCAAAGGCAAGGCCCGACATCAGCCCGATTTGCCAGTCCGCCAGCTGCAACTCTTCCCGGATCGGTTCGGCTAGAATGTTGACGATCTGCCGGTCAACAAAGTTGAGTGTGAGAGCAAAGGTCAGGAAAAACATGGCGATGCGGCGGCGGAAAGCCGCCCCCGCCACAGCCAGCGCGGCTTCGCCCTCGCCAGGCGGCGTGCGTGCTGTGCCGAGCGCCGGTTGCAGCACAGGAGGCGCGCCCCCGCCCGTCACCGGTTGCCCGATCCCAACGAGATGAAGATATTTTTCTCCTGGGTGAACGCCAGCAGTTCGCCGAGGCATTCCTCACGGCCGATGCCCGACTGTTTCATTCCGCCGAAGGGGGCTCCAAGAATGTGGCGTGAGGTCTCGTTGATCCAGACATAGCCTACGTCGACGGCCATGGCGGTGCGGTGCGCGCGTTCGAGATCTCGTGTCCAGATTGAGCAGGTCAATCCATACTCCAGTTCGTTGACGACCTCGATCATCGTCGGCTCGTCGGACCATCGCAGGATTCCGAGCACCGGCCCGAAAACCTCTTCGCGGGCCAAGCGCATGTCAGGGGTAACGTCGGCAAACACTGTCGGCTCGATGTACAGGCCGCGCGCAAGAGCTTGGTCGGCCGGTGGCCCCCCGCCGCATATCAGTCGAGCGCCTTCCGCCTGGGCGCTATCGATGAATCCGACTATGCGCTCATGCTGTTTCGCGCTGATGATCGCGCCCATCGAAGTCGCCTCGTTGGACGGATCGCCCGGCTGAAACCGCTGGGCTTCCTCCTCGATACGAGCCAGAACCGCGTCGTAGATGTCCTCATGTATGAACGCCCGGCTCGTCGACCCGCATGATTGGCCGCACCACGCAAAATTCATGCCCTGGATCAAGGCTTTTGCTACTTCGGCGGGATCGGCATCGCCATAGGCTATCAGGGCATTCTTGCCGCCAAGTTCGAGCAAGACTGGCTTGAGCGTTGGACTGGCCTCGCGCATCAGAGCGCGACCTGCAGCCGCGCTCCCCACCAAGCTGATCATCGCCACCTTGGGGTGGGCCGCTAACGCCGCCCCCGTTTCGGCTCCTCCCGTAAGGACGCTGAACGTACCCGACGGCAACAAGCCGTCGATCAGCTCGGCGAAGCGGAGTGCTGACAGGGGAGCCTGTTCGGATGGCTTGACGATTACCGCATTGCCGGCTGCAAGGGGAGCGGCAACCTTGCCGGCGCAGAACAGAAACGGATGATTGAAGGCCAGAATGCGGGCGACGACGCCAAATGGCTGCCTGACGGAGAAGTTGACCGCATCTGGTCCGACGGGGACCGAAGCACCTTTCATCTCCGTCACCAGCCCGGAGAAATAGTCGATGAGCGCGGCTGCCACATGGGAGTCGGCCGCCAGTTCACGGACCGGGTTGCCGCAATCGAGAGCATCGAGTTGCGCCAATTCCTTTGCATTCTGGCGAATGACTGCCGCTACTTCGCGCAGCAGCCGGGCACGTTCGAGGGGTGGCACATCGCGCCAGACCCTGGATCCGACGGCGGCAGCGAGGACTGCCCGGTCGACATCCTCGCTTTCTGCCTGCGCGACATGTGCGATGAGCGAGCCGTTGGCCGGATTGTGCGAGGGACTGTACCCGCCCGCCGTCGGTGCATGCCACCCGCCATCATAGTAAAGGTCGTACTGATCTGGAATTGCCATCTATGCTCTCAATCCTTGAGGGGCGAGCCAGCCTATGACCGGCGATCGCATCAGAATTTCACTTCGACGCCGGCGCCGATACGCCGGGGCAGCTCGTACCTGAGATCGGTGCCAAGCGCGCCGGGCCGAACTTCCTGGATGATCTTCTCATTGGTCAAATTCGTCGCCCAGATCGAGAACCGAAACTTTTCGTCATCCGTTCGCCACGAAATTTCGCTGTTGATCGCCGTATAGGGATCCTGCTTCACGGAATTCAGGAAGTCGAAATAGACGACCGAACTGCGGAACAGGGTGCCGTTGATGTTCAACATTCCCGATGCGAGCGGTACGTCGAGACTTGGAGCGATGTTAAAGGTCCAGCGAGGTGCCCGCGGTAGGCGGTTGCCCGACACATCCGCTTGCGACACGATATTGCCTCCCGTTGGCCGGGGAATGAAAACTTGCGCGAGCGGAAAATCGTCATATTCCGCATGGGCGTAGGCGACCGCCGCGTTGACCCGGAAATGATCGGTTGGCGCCAAAGTGGTTTCGAGTTCGCCGCCGTAAAGAGTGGCGTTCGCGGCGTTCTGCAGGACATAACCGGGACCCAACGGATCGCGGGCAGTGACCTGCAAATCCTTATAATCATAACGATACAAGGCGAGATTGGCGCGCAGCCAGGGCGTGATGTCAGACTTGATACCGCCTTCGAGGGCTTTGAGCGTCTCGGGATCGACCGCGAGAGGCGACACGCCAGTCATGTTGAACACACCGCTTTTGAAGCCGGTGCTGTAGGTCGCGTAGATATTCGTGTCCGGTCCGATTTCGAACCGGACCGTGCCTTTATACGTGACCCTGTTAAAGGATTTTTCCGCTGTCTGCGGAAAAAGGGCGACGCCGTTTACGATCTGATCGAAACTTCTTTTCTCATGGGTGTAGCGAATGCCGCCCGTCACGAACAGGCGCGGGACGACCTCAAGCGTCGCCTCGGCGAATCCGGCATAGGAGGTCGTCTTCAGGACGGGGTCGAATGTGCGCACGAGCAGTGGCTGGCTCGGATCAGCGCGACTGCTCAGAATGAAGTTGGCGTCGCCGGAGAGGTGGAAGGCATATAAACCAGCGATCCATTGAAGCGGCCCGGAGCCGGACGAGAGCAGGCGCACTTCCTGACTATAATATTCCGATGCGATTTTGGGGGCCACAAAAGTCGCGAGCAAGATATTCGACGAATCCGAATCCGTCGCCTGAGAGGTTCGGTTGGAGGCATATGCCCCGGTCGTCTCCAGATTGACCCCGCCTAGATCGAAGCGTGTCTGCAAGGCGACACTGTATCGCCGGGTGGCGAGCGAGGGGCGCAGATCGGCGGACAGCTGCCAGGGTTTCAACGGGAGGATCGCGCCGGGAAAGGCTCGACCTGCCGTGTTATTCTCATAGGGCTGGTAGACATTCTCCGAGCCCTTGCGATCGAAATATTCTCCCGTGAGGACGATCTTGTTTCCGTTCTCGCCGCGGTACATCAGCTTGCTGCGGACATCGACAACCTGATAGCCGCCAGCTTTCCCACCGCGCACGAGATCGTCGACAAAACTGTCCGTTTTGCGGTAAATTCCGGCGATATCGGCTGCAATCGTATCGGACAGGCCACCAGTCAGATAGCCGCGCACATTATAGTCTCCGTCGCCCGTCTCGAGGGCGGCCGCGCGCGCCGAAACCATGCCGCTGAAGTCGAAACTGGGATCAGGCGTAATGACATTGATCAACCCGCCCGTCGCGTTCCGACCGAATATTGTCCCCTGCGGCCCGCGCAGGACCTCGACGCGGTCGACCTTGACGAGATCGGTCCAGGTGGAAAATGGGTCTCCCTGGTAGATTCCATCGACATAGGTTGCTACGTTTGACTCGTCCCCGACCGAAATACTGCTCGACCCCACCCCGCGGATAACGGGCAGGAACACGCCCGCAGCGCGGCCACCGAAGAAGCCGGGCACGACCTGAGTGAGATTCCGGATGTCGGCCGCACCCGAACGGCCAAGCGATTCCGAAGTCACGGCGGTCACCGCGACCGGCACATCCTGCAACTTCTGTTCCCGGCGCGTCGCGGTCACGACGATATCTACGAGGCCGCTCTGCGTCGAGGTTTGATCCTGATCCTCGGCTGGGGCCGACGGGCTGGGCGCGGACAAACCGCCAACGGGCGCCGTTTGCGCCATGGATGGCGCGGCGGTCACGGCTGCCGTCATCATCAGCAGCGCTTTGGATGCAAAAAGGCCTTTCATTTTCGGTCTCCCTCCCGATTATTTAGTAATTGATTTATAAGGTTATTCTGTCACCGCTCACAAAGGAAACACCAGATACCGCGGCACGACCGCGTTGTCGGTCACCGCGTTCCGCGACAGAAAGCGACATTGATCGTCTTCCATTCGAATAATGTCCTCGTAGGTCCCGGCGGCCAGCTGCTGCGGCAGCCCGGTATCGTCGGGGGTAAAGATCACGGAGAAGTTCGAGACCATGTCGACGAGACCATCCGCGCGGCGGCTGGCGTGCACGCGCTGAACGAAATGCCGGGTACGATAGTCCTGGAATGTACCCGCCCATATGTCTTCGATGAAGGTGCAGCGATCGATTAACCTGTCGCGGCAGTCGTCGAGCATCATCGCCACGCGCAGGCCGCTCTCGACATCGTTGCGCGCGATGCAGATGTAACTCGCGCTCGGATCATCTTCGAACGTGTCGAGCCACGACCGCATTTTCTTCCCGTCCAGTGCCGACATATATGCCGACTGGAGTTCATCGAGCCGCGCGAGCTCGTCGAGCGTCAAGCGCGTCATGCCTCCCTCCTCCGGAAGCCCATGGCGGCGCGATAATATTCCCAGTGCGGAAGATTGCCGCTCTCGTCGTTCTGACGGAATTCGAACCCGAGCCGGGATGGATCGGTGACGCCTTTTTGGAAGATGGCCTTGCCGGGGGTGCGATTGCCGATCTGGACCCGGTGGAAAACCGAGGCGTCTTCCATACTGATCAGGCCGGACGGGCCGATCGCGTTGGAGCTTTGCCTTATTCGGTGCAAGACCATCGCGTCATCGTCGTCCTGATGCGCGAAATAGGCGTAGGTGACTTCCACCTCGTCGATTGCGACAGGCGTAGCGAAACGGATGCTGATGACGTTCAGGTAATTTGAGGCGACGAGCATCGGAAAGAGAGCGAGCACGCTGGCGTTTTTCGGCCGCCCCTCGTCGCGAAACTCGATGACCGAAGCATCGCGGATTACGCTCGTGGGCTGGGGAACGGTCAACTCGGTTTCGATGCAATAATGGCCACGTCCGGTAGTCGCATACTGGCGGCCTGCGCCGCCCTGCCAGTTGAGCATCGTGAACGCCTGGTGCAGGAGCGGCGGATGATAGCCGTCGTTGTCGCTATAGGCTTTCCAGTTGGTCAGATACCGGACCCGATGATAGCCAATCAGCTTGAGGCGTCCGTCACCGGCCATGATGTCCAGCAACGACCCTTTCGCTTCCTGCAGGAAGTCGTCGAGGCTTTCGGTGTCCGGCGACAGCGTCACGAACAGGAGGCCGCCGACCGATTCCTGCCGCGGCTGGGTCAGCGGATAGTCTTTCTTGTCGAAACCGGGGATGAATTCGCGCTGATTGGGGCAGCCGACCAACTCGCCCTCTTTGTTGAACAGCCACCGATGATAGGGGCATTCGAATTCGGCTCGATTGCCCGAAGGCTTTACCTCGATCTGGGTGCTGCGATGTGAGCAGGCGTTGAAGAATGCCCTGACCCGTCCGTCGTCGCCGCGGATGATGAGCAGGGGGACGTCCGCAAGATTGCAGGTTTTGAAGTCCCCCGGGTGCGGCACTTCGCTTTCGTGCGCAACGGGATGCCACTCGGCTCCACGGAAAATCCGGTCGATCTCGGCTTGGTAGAGGTCTTGCCGGACGAAAATCTCCTTGGGGATTTCGTTAAAATTTGCCGGCCAGACAATGTCTTGAAGATAAGCCTCCGGAACCGTCATCTCCCATCCTTTCTCTTTGCTATTTCGCCGCCCGCGTCACCTCGCGATGCGGTCACATTCATCCCATGCCCGCTGCCCACCGGGGCCCAAGTCTATGTGGACAACTCCTTGATTTTCGGGGTTGCGCCCCACATGCAGAAGCTCTTCGGTTCAAAGCCGAACTGGCGTTCCCTGTAGGTCTCTTCGTCGACCTCGCGCACGCCGACGGAATATTCAAAGACCATCCCGTCGGGACCCTCGAAATATACGAACCGCGCGCCCGAAGTCGGATGCCGGCCGGGTCCGAAGACGATGGGAACCTTATGCTGGCTAAGCAGCGCGTAGCTGCGCTGCACATCGTCGATCGACTGAACCTGGTGGTTGATGTGCTGGATACCGCACCGGTCTGCGGGGACGAGCGCGATGCTGTGGTGAATCTGGCTCAGACGGAGCAGCGGGAGCTCGCCTACCCGGTCACTGACGCGTGCATTGCATATTTGGGTCCAGAAATGCTCATCGCGACCGGGATCCCGGCTGAACAGACCGACGTGACTGAAACCCGTAATTCCCGCGTCGCGAGACAGCTGCGCGCCATTGCCACCGATCTGCGGCGAAACCGCGAATTCGATGCGTCCCCCGCTGGGGTCACGAAAGGCTATGAATTCGGAAACGTGCCGCTGCTCGCGTTCCTCATGCGAACCGTAGCACACCTCATACCCTAATGCTTCGAGCGTTTTCGCCGCATTGAGGAGATCCTCCCCATTCGCCAATTCGAAGCCGACAATCGTTTCGGATGGGTCGCCGATCTCGTAGCTCATCGTGCTCATGCGACTATCGGAGCGAAACGACAGGCGATCAACCGCGCGATCGACAGGCTCCAGGCCAAGTATTCGCGTGGCGAAATCGGTAGCGGCCGCGACATCCGGTGTCTTGAGACGAGTATAAGCGATGTCAATGATGTTGATGGTCATGGCAACGTTCCTCCCAATTCTTCGAGGTTGGAGGTCGAACCCCAACTGCATAGCGAGGCGGGAGAATCGGCAAACTGCCGTGGCCGGCGTCCGACGGGCGACGGATCCGATCGGGTCGAATAGGTGAAATAGCTGTCGGGCGAGGGCCCGCTGAAGGTCAGAAACACTTCACCGCTCGCGGGTTCCTTGCCTGGGCCGCGGACAATGCCGACCTGCCGGTCAAGGAGAAAATATTTCGACTGCATCACGGCGTCGATGCTCTCGACCTCAAACCCCACGACGAGGAAGCTCTCGCGCTTGCTCGGCACAATCATGATCCTGTGATGCTGATCGTCCCAGCCGAGGTAGATTGCGTCGCCCACCCGATCGGTGATCCGCGCTCCGAGGATGTCCACCCACACAGCGGCGTCAGACGCCGGGTCCCGGCTGCCGAGGATCACGTGTGACAGGCCGACAATTCCCGCATCGCGCGATGGAAAATATCGCTCGCCGCTCTCCTCGGCCCGAACGACCAGCTCGATGAGATTGCCGCTTAGGTCGCGACAGGCGAGCCCCGCGTGATAGCGGCGGCTTCGACACAGATCGTGAGGGATCGCCTCGACATCCCAATTTCGCTCCCTGAGTTTCCCGGAGACTTCCTGCAGCTGCTCGACGGTTCTCAGCGACACCGCCACGCTGGGCCGGAGGCTGCTCCCGGAACCGTCGAACTCCAGGCAATAGGACCGAGAGTCAGAACGGAACCGTTCGGCTTCCGGCAACCGTTCGCTGTGCTGCAGGCCGACGGTATCAACGGCGAGCCGCGTGGCTTCGCTAAGCGACTGAACCGGGATCCGTACGAACCGTAGCTGCTCCAGCATTTGCCACCTCAAATCCAATGATCAGTCAGTCTGTACTGTTTGTTTTGATTCGGGGCAAGCCTTATCGCGAGTCCCGAGAGGGGTGTCGTCATGACCGGGGCGATGTGCTGAGCGGCACCTGGCAGCATAGGGTTGTTATCGCCCGCTCGTCGCGAACGTTCGATCCTTCAACGCGCAGGGCCCGAGGCAAAGAGCGGCCGGCTTCGGCGAGCCCGTCGAGAGCGATCTGGTAGTCCCCGCTGCCCCGATATCAGACGTGTCGTGTCGGGCGATCCGCCGAAAGGGGAAGCACTAGCTTGTTCGGTACCCGACCGCGTGCGAGCCTCTTCAGGATTGGAAGCGCGTTGGGATAGGCGTCGGCGAATGCCAGAGGCTGACCGTCGGCGCCCAGCCTCACTTCAAAGACCGGCCCGTCGCCACAAGCGCAGCCACCGGCACTCTGTCCTCGCATGAAGCGCTCGGGTTGAGCCATGTCGGTCTCCAAGCAGAGATTCGTTTCCTAGTAGACAACACGTTGCACAAAATGGCTCGTCGGTCAATTGGCGTTGGCATGCGAAGCCAAGAGCGGTCTGCCTCGAGGAAGAGCCCTCACCGCCGAAAGATCGCCGGCTCGGTCGGACGATTTTGCTGACACGACAAGAGGTTAGGTAGGGCTCCCTGCCGCCATATTCGCAATTCGTTAGTCGTCAGTGCTGGCGATTTGGTGCAGAGGGGGCAGAACGGCGGCGGTGCGCCGCCGCAAACGCGAGCGGCGCCAATTGGGGAAATCGGCTTGCTGACGATGAATGGCGTCGGCCATTTCAAATCTTTCAATGCTTCTATCGAGGAGGCATGTCTTCCGATCCGCTTTCGAGATTGCCTGACATTTTCGTCAGCAATGCGCGGACCGCGCGTATTTCAGTCGGTGAAATCATATGGAGCAGCCGCGCGTAGATCATGTCGGCTTCGGCGCGCAGCTGGGGCAGGATTTCGATCGCTCGGGGTAAGAGATGAAGCTCCCAGACGCGCCGGTCGCCCTTGGCAGCGCGCCGTTCCGCGAGCGTCATTCTTTCCAGCTGGTCGACAACATGGCCAACGCTGGCACGCTCCAGTTCGAGCATTTGGCGAGATCGGTCTGGGTAATGCCCGGGGTCCGATAAATATAGACGAGCGCGCGCCACTGGGTTCGGGTCAATCCGAAGCGCGCCATTGAGGCGTCGAACAAGCGGCGAAGTTTGCGTGGCACTTCTTCGATGACAAAGACAAACTCGTCTGAGTCCGTCAGAAGACTTTTCCCGAGAGAAGCATCGCTGGTGCTGCGAAAGTCGACCATCGGCTGAAACTGTAAAGCCACTATCGGCATATGAACATGCTTTACTGTAAGATATGATACAGTATGATGCCTGAATGTATGATCGGACGATCACGCTTGCGGGAAAAGCGGGCCATGCAATCGCGGCGTCGATCGATGGACCGGAACTGGGCTTTCCGGTGATTTTGGCGCACGGCGGCGGCCAGACCCGCCGGGCGTGGAAGTCGGTGACCCGTCAACTCGCGAGCCACGGTTTTCGGACGATCGCCGTCGATATGCGCGGGCACGGCGAGAGCGCTTGGGCCAGTGATGGGGCTTATGACATTTCCGATTTCGCGGCCGATCTCGTTGAGATCGCTGCGGCGATGCGAAGAAAGCCGGCGATGATCGGCGCATCGCTTGGGGGGCTGGCTGGGATCATTGCGGAGGGAAACCGCGCACCGGGGAGTTTTGGATCGCTTACCTTGGTCGACGTCACGCCGCAGATGGAACCGAGCGGCGTTGCCCGCGTGGTCGGTTTCATGGCGGCCCATGCGCGCGAAGGGTTTGCGTCGGTGGAGGAGGCCGCTGAGGTCATTTCCGACTATCTGCCCCATCGGCCTAGCCGGAAGGCCTCGCCTGGGCTCGCCCACTATCTGCGCCGCAAGGACGATGGGCGCTTCTATTGGCATTGGGACCCGACCTTCATCGAAGGAGTTACGCGGCAAGGCGGTGTCTCAAGCGACAATGGCCGCAGCGAACTGAGCGCCGCCGCTGCCAGTTTAGCCTTGCCTGTGCATCTGATCCGCGGTGGGTCGAGCGACCTAGTTTCGCTGGAAGCCGTCAAGCATTTCCGAAGATTGGTCCCGCATATGGCATATAGCGACATCGCGAATGCGACCCATATGGTGGTGGGCGACGAGAATGACGCGTTTGGCAAGTCAATTGTGGAGTTTTTGCTCAGCACCCATGAAATGGAGATGAAGTCATGAACGCCCCACGGGTCGCCCCTGGGCTTGAGGAACTGGGGGAGCTGCTGTTGCTTGCGCCTTTCCACCGCTGGCTCGGGCTCAGGATCGCCGAGGTCGGCACCGACGAGTTGGTGATCTCAATGCCCTGGCGAGACGAAATAATCTCAAATCCGACGGTCGGCGCAGCGCATGGTGGCATTTTATCGGCGCTGATCGATCTTACCGGCCTTTACACGGTCATTGCCATGGGAGGGTCTGCGCGGGCTACGGCAAACTTGCACGTCGATTTTCACCGACCGGCCTTGCCAGGGCTGATGCGGGCGATCGGCAGGCCGGTCAAACTGGGTCGGCAGATAAGCATAGCCGGGACGCGGATTGTGTCTGCAGACGGAACCTTGATAGCGAGTGGTAGAGGTGCTTACGTCGCCTGACCATCGCGCAAGAGTCGTGGCACTTCTCGCAGCCATCGTGCTGGTGCGGTCCTGCCTCGGCGACCTTTTGATCATCGCTGATCGGCTGCGGCGAGTTATCGAGCGGAACTAAGTCTTAGGGCATAGTTGCGGCACCGCGTTTGGCGCTGTCATGCGTCGCGCCGAACGCTCGAGCAAGATGCGCAGGGCGAGATGGTCCGCCTTCGGTTCTACTTGCTCTACTCGCGTTCGTATTGAACCGCTCCATGATCGAGAAAGCGGTCCTTCATGCCCTTCGAAAGCCGGCTGTCAGCACAACCACGCGGTGTCCAGCCCCCTCCGTTGAGCCAGACCGCTACCTCACGGCGCGGCCTGGCCCAGGCACCATAGGCGAAGTTTTGCCGATCGGGTCAGGGCGCCGGAGTGCGGTTCGCAATCGCATCCTCGATCAGATCCTGCATGACCTGCTCGAGCTCGACGCCCTTGCGGTCGCCTCCGCTCGATATTTCGGTCGCGATCAGGGCATAATAGCCGGTCTCGCGATCGATCCAGCCGGTCCAGCCATAGGCGCCGGGCGAAGAGTTGATCTTCGACGTCGCGCACGCCGAGGGCGTGTCGCATTCGACGAAGGAGCCGAGCGCATATTCCCAGTTCACTGTGCTCGCCGGAACGAAAACACGCGGCAGTCCGATCGTGCGCGGCTGCGTGAAGGCCGTCATGTTGGTGATGAAGCTGCCGCCGAGGAACGCGCGCAGCAGTTTCGCATAGTCGCGCGGCGTGGAGAAGGCGCCGCCGGCCACCCACGGATTGGTTGGGACGGTCGCGGGGGGGTGGGGATCGTACCACGTGGTGCTTGACATCCCGAGCGGGATGGTGACGTGCTGCGCAAACAGTTCGTGGAAGTTCCGCTCGCGTGCTGGCGACGTTCCTGGTTCTATGCTTGTATCCTTGGCCTCCAAATACGCCCCTGCGACCTGAATGCCGTGAGGACCGTAGCTATATTGAGCACCAGGCGCATTGCCCGGGCGCAGGATGTCGTAGCGCAGGTCGTGGATGCTCTTGGCGCAGTTATAGAGACCAAAAGTCGGGAGAAGCTGGCAGCCGCCGACGAGCGGGCTCGCATTAAAGCCCGATGTCATCGACAGCGTATGCTTGAGTTTGACATCCTTCTTCGTTCCGCTCGTCGTCCAGAAGGCGAGTGGTGGCCGCATCGGATCGTCGAGCGTGGCAATGCCCGCCTGCACCATGCGCATGCCGAGCGCGCCAGCAAACCATTTGGAAGCCGAGGCGAGCGGTGTCACCCGGTCGATGCCAAAACTGCCCTTGTCGAATTCGAAAAGATAAGTGGGATCGGACGCGTTCCCGACAATGAAATAGCCACTAGCGACTTCGGTGTCAGCGACGATCGCGGCCTTCAGCGCTGTCCAGTCATAGGTGTAACCGCCGACGGTCGTTGTGAGGCTTGCGGTCGCGAGCGCCGACGCAGCGGATGCCGTCGCCTTGGCGGCGGACGGCGCGGGTGGCAGTTGGACCATCGGACGCGTTTCGCCGCCGTCGCTGCTCCCGAAGCCACTTTGCGCCGCAAAAACCGCTACGCCGACCAATGCGGCGCCGGCGGCAAGCCATATCGATTTCCGTCGTCCAG
Proteins encoded in this window:
- a CDS encoding MFS transporter, whose protein sequence is MLQPALGTARTPPGEGEAALAVAGAAFRRRIAMFFLTFALTLNFVDRQIVNILAEPIREELQLADWQIGLMSGLAFALLYSVAGIPLARWADRGNRPKIMAFSVLVWSGFTIACSLARSFPQLLVGRVGVGIGEAGLTPAANSLIVDYYPPERRASALSLYYLGVPLGTLAGMALGGLVADAYGWRTAFLVAGIPGVVLAPFLLLVLREPRKAHAALLRTAPPGALAAVKTLWAVRTYRLIVIATALQAAVGYGFGPFIASFFIRNHGPEIVAMATQAGMGVSGFLGLTLGLSTGLAGAAGVWLGGLLADRFGRSDVRAYVTIPAFASLAALPCYAVIFSIDSGALALAGLALPNMLGAMWMGPVHSTQQSVSPPEIRGGATALFLLVLNLVGVGLGPLFVGTASDAISWQFDQDSGRSLRAALILTSLVAPFSAFLFWRARSSIGRDMTRWKAVNPV
- a CDS encoding aldehyde dehydrogenase family protein; the protein is MAIPDQYDLYYDGGWHAPTAGGYSPSHNPANGSLIAHVAQAESEDVDRAVLAAAVGSRVWRDVPPLERARLLREVAAVIRQNAKELAQLDALDCGNPVRELAADSHVAAALIDYFSGLVTEMKGASVPVGPDAVNFSVRQPFGVVARILAFNHPFLFCAGKVAAPLAAGNAVIVKPSEQAPLSALRFAELIDGLLPSGTFSVLTGGAETGAALAAHPKVAMISLVGSAAAGRALMREASPTLKPVLLELGGKNALIAYGDADPAEVAKALIQGMNFAWCGQSCGSTSRAFIHEDIYDAVLARIEEEAQRFQPGDPSNEATSMGAIISAKQHERIVGFIDSAQAEGARLICGGGPPADQALARGLYIEPTVFADVTPDMRLAREEVFGPVLGILRWSDEPTMIEVVNELEYGLTCSIWTRDLERAHRTAMAVDVGYVWINETSRHILGAPFGGMKQSGIGREECLGELLAFTQEKNIFISLGSGNR
- a CDS encoding TonB-dependent receptor, translating into MKGLFASKALLMMTAAVTAAPSMAQTAPVGGLSAPSPSAPAEDQDQTSTQSGLVDIVVTATRREQKLQDVPVAVTAVTSESLGRSGAADIRNLTQVVPGFFGGRAAGVFLPVIRGVGSSSISVGDESNVATYVDGIYQGDPFSTWTDLVKVDRVEVLRGPQGTIFGRNATGGLINVITPDPSFDFSGMVSARAAALETGDGDYNVRGYLTGGLSDTIAADIAGIYRKTDSFVDDLVRGGKAGGYQVVDVRSKLMYRGENGNKIVLTGEYFDRKGSENVYQPYENNTAGRAFPGAILPLKPWQLSADLRPSLATRRYSVALQTRFDLGGVNLETTGAYASNRTSQATDSDSSNILLATFVAPKIASEYYSQEVRLLSSGSGPLQWIAGLYAFHLSGDANFILSSRADPSQPLLVRTFDPVLKTTSYAGFAEATLEVVPRLFVTGGIRYTHEKRSFDQIVNGVALFPQTAEKSFNRVTYKGTVRFEIGPDTNIYATYSTGFKSGVFNMTGVSPLAVDPETLKALEGGIKSDITPWLRANLALYRYDYKDLQVTARDPLGPGYVLQNAANATLYGGELETTLAPTDHFRVNAAVAYAHAEYDDFPLAQVFIPRPTGGNIVSQADVSGNRLPRAPRWTFNIAPSLDVPLASGMLNINGTLFRSSVVYFDFLNSVKQDPYTAINSEISWRTDDEKFRFSIWATNLTNEKIIQEVRPGALGTDLRYELPRRIGAGVEVKF
- a CDS encoding aromatic-ring-hydroxylating dioxygenase subunit beta, producing MTRLTLDELARLDELQSAYMSALDGKKMRSWLDTFEDDPSASYICIARNDVESGLRVAMMLDDCRDRLIDRCTFIEDIWAGTFQDYRTRHFVQRVHASRRADGLVDMVSNFSVIFTPDDTGLPQQLAAGTYEDIIRMEDDQCRFLSRNAVTDNAVVPRYLVFPL
- a CDS encoding aromatic ring-hydroxylating dioxygenase subunit alpha, producing the protein MTVPEAYLQDIVWPANFNEIPKEIFVRQDLYQAEIDRIFRGAEWHPVAHESEVPHPGDFKTCNLADVPLLIIRGDDGRVRAFFNACSHRSTQIEVKPSGNRAEFECPYHRWLFNKEGELVGCPNQREFIPGFDKKDYPLTQPRQESVGGLLFVTLSPDTESLDDFLQEAKGSLLDIMAGDGRLKLIGYHRVRYLTNWKAYSDNDGYHPPLLHQAFTMLNWQGGAGRQYATTGRGHYCIETELTVPQPTSVIRDASVIEFRDEGRPKNASVLALFPMLVASNYLNVISIRFATPVAIDEVEVTYAYFAHQDDDDAMVLHRIRQSSNAIGPSGLISMEDASVFHRVQIGNRTPGKAIFQKGVTDPSRLGFEFRQNDESGNLPHWEYYRAAMGFRRREA
- a CDS encoding VOC family protein, whose product is MTINIIDIAYTRLKTPDVAAATDFATRILGLEPVDRAVDRLSFRSDSRMSTMSYEIGDPSETIVGFELANGEDLLNAAKTLEALGYEVCYGSHEEREQRHVSEFIAFRDPSGGRIEFAVSPQIGGNGAQLSRDAGITGFSHVGLFSRDPGRDEHFWTQICNARVSDRVGELPLLRLSQIHHSIALVPADRCGIQHINHQVQSIDDVQRSYALLSQHKVPIVFGPGRHPTSGARFVYFEGPDGMVFEYSVGVREVDEETYRERQFGFEPKSFCMWGATPKIKELST
- a CDS encoding MarR family winged helix-turn-helix transcriptional regulator produces the protein MVDFRSTSDASLGKSLLTDSDEFVFVIEEVPRKLRRLFDASMARFGLTRTQWRALVYIYRTPGITQTDLAKCSNWSVPALAMLSTSWKE
- a CDS encoding alpha/beta fold hydrolase; translation: MYDRTITLAGKAGHAIAASIDGPELGFPVILAHGGGQTRRAWKSVTRQLASHGFRTIAVDMRGHGESAWASDGAYDISDFAADLVEIAAAMRRKPAMIGASLGGLAGIIAEGNRAPGSFGSLTLVDVTPQMEPSGVARVVGFMAAHAREGFASVEEAAEVISDYLPHRPSRKASPGLAHYLRRKDDGRFYWHWDPTFIEGVTRQGGVSSDNGRSELSAAAASLALPVHLIRGGSSDLVSLEAVKHFRRLVPHMAYSDIANATHMVVGDENDAFGKSIVEFLLSTHEMEMKS